One part of the Fusibacter sp. A1 genome encodes these proteins:
- the gltX gene encoding glutamate--tRNA ligase encodes MSVRVRFAPSPTGYVHIGSLRTALYDYLLAKKMGGKYVIRVEDTDQNRLVDDAIDNLVSVMSELGVVHDEGPFFNEEGKLYEVGDYGPYIQSDRLDIYKPYIEELLESGHAYYCFCSKERLDSVREEQRSSGQTPKYDGLCRDIDREEAEKRIANGESYVVRLKLPKDRNITFKDHVRGEVTFNTNDLDDQVLLKQDGFPTYHFAVVVDDHLMEITHIIRGEEWVSSTPKHVFLYEAFGWKQPEYVHLPLILNSEKKKLSKRHDDAAVEDFLRKGYLKEALINFVALLGWSPEDSEEIMSLDEIVEKFSIDRLSKSGAVFDKDKLKWMNGQYIRKYELDALVDLAVPFFVEAGTVTMDAVESHRQWLTLAVKSLQERVETLADFPEMAKQFIGNTVTPEDDEVSALLKEEHVPIVVKAFIEEVEKLEAVTFENTKPCFKAVQQGTGYKGKQLFMPVRAAISGQMHGVDMNDLLVILGKKTIIERLNYTLEHLV; translated from the coding sequence ATGAGCGTTAGAGTGCGTTTTGCACCAAGCCCGACAGGATATGTACATATCGGTAGTTTAAGAACTGCTCTTTATGATTACTTACTTGCAAAAAAAATGGGTGGAAAATATGTCATCCGTGTAGAAGATACAGATCAAAACAGACTGGTTGACGATGCGATCGACAATCTGGTATCGGTTATGTCAGAATTAGGCGTAGTCCATGATGAAGGTCCTTTCTTCAATGAAGAAGGTAAACTTTATGAAGTAGGCGACTACGGTCCTTACATTCAATCGGATAGGCTTGATATTTACAAACCCTATATTGAGGAGTTGCTCGAGTCCGGTCATGCATATTATTGCTTCTGTTCTAAAGAACGCCTTGATAGCGTTAGGGAAGAGCAAAGAAGTAGCGGTCAAACACCGAAATATGACGGACTTTGTCGCGATATCGATAGAGAAGAAGCAGAAAAAAGAATCGCTAACGGCGAGTCTTATGTCGTCAGACTGAAGTTGCCAAAGGATAGAAACATCACCTTCAAAGATCATGTTCGTGGTGAAGTCACATTCAATACGAACGATCTTGATGATCAGGTCTTATTGAAGCAAGATGGCTTCCCGACCTATCATTTCGCCGTGGTTGTAGATGATCACCTGATGGAAATCACACATATCATCAGAGGCGAGGAATGGGTATCGTCAACACCTAAGCATGTCTTCCTCTATGAGGCGTTCGGTTGGAAACAACCTGAATATGTTCACTTGCCGCTGATTCTCAACAGTGAAAAGAAAAAGCTATCCAAGCGTCACGACGATGCGGCTGTTGAAGATTTCTTAAGAAAAGGCTATTTGAAGGAAGCACTGATCAACTTTGTAGCGCTTTTGGGCTGGAGCCCGGAGGATTCTGAAGAAATCATGAGCCTTGATGAGATCGTTGAGAAGTTTTCTATTGATCGTCTTTCAAAATCGGGTGCTGTGTTTGATAAAGACAAACTGAAATGGATGAACGGCCAATACATTAGAAAATATGAGTTGGATGCGCTTGTGGACCTTGCGGTACCTTTCTTTGTCGAAGCGGGTACAGTAACGATGGATGCGGTTGAATCCCATAGGCAGTGGTTGACCTTGGCTGTCAAATCACTACAGGAACGAGTGGAGACCCTGGCTGATTTCCCGGAAATGGCAAAACAGTTCATCGGCAATACGGTGACACCTGAAGACGACGAAGTGAGCGCGCTGCTTAAAGAAGAGCACGTGCCGATTGTCGTCAAGGCCTTCATCGAAGAAGTTGAAAAACTGGAAGCTGTCACCTTTGAAAATACAAAACCATGCTTTAAGGCTGTACAACAAGGTACCGGCTACAAAGGCAAGCAGCTGTTCATGCCTGTACGTGCGGCGATTTCTGGTCAGATGCACGGTGTTGACATGAACGATTTATTGGTTATACTAGGTAAAAAGACTATTATCGAACGATTGAACTACACGCTTGAGCATTTAGTCTAA